Proteins from a single region of Salipiger sp. H15:
- a CDS encoding HAD family phosphatase, whose protein sequence is MTIEAVVFDIGNVLIEWQPERYFDRLMGEQRRKAMFAEVDLHAMNDRVDRGEDFRDTVYEAAVQNPDWHDEIRHWHDSWIELASPEIPRSVALLRALRARGVPVFALSNFGIGTFEVAEDVYPFLKEFDRRFISGYMGVTKPDAEIYARLEAETGVAPERLLFTDDREDNIAAAAARGWQVHLFDGPEGWARSLVAHGLLPERDAA, encoded by the coding sequence ATGACCATCGAAGCTGTTGTCTTCGACATCGGGAACGTGCTCATCGAGTGGCAGCCCGAGCGATACTTCGATCGCCTCATGGGTGAGCAACGCCGCAAGGCGATGTTCGCGGAGGTTGATCTTCACGCGATGAACGACCGGGTCGACCGGGGCGAGGACTTTCGAGACACCGTCTACGAGGCGGCCGTGCAGAACCCGGATTGGCACGACGAGATCCGGCATTGGCACGACAGCTGGATCGAGCTCGCGAGCCCGGAGATCCCGCGCTCGGTGGCGCTGCTCAGGGCGCTGCGCGCCCGCGGCGTGCCGGTCTTCGCGCTGAGCAACTTCGGCATCGGCACCTTCGAGGTCGCCGAAGACGTCTACCCGTTCCTCAAGGAATTCGACCGCCGTTTCATTTCCGGCTACATGGGCGTCACGAAGCCCGATGCCGAGATCTACGCGCGGCTCGAGGCCGAGACCGGGGTGGCGCCGGAGCGGCTGCTGTTCACCGACGATCGCGAGGACAATATCGCCGCCGCCGCGGCGCGCGGCTGGCAGGTGCACCTCTTCGACGGGCCGGAGGGCTGGGCGCGCAGCCTTGTCGCCCACGGGCTGCTGCCGGAGCGGGACGCCGCATGA
- the zapE gene encoding cell division protein ZapE, whose product MTTLMDLYDEKVAEGLLLRDPAQEEALPHFERIRAELARPVKKGFFRKAPEPPKGLYLWGGVGRGKSMLMDMFVESLHVPVRRVHFHAFMQEMQADLHRLRGEGVSDPVVPMAKKVSDTVKVLAFDEMQITDIGDAMLVGRLFEQLFAAGTVVVTTSNRVPDELYKDGLNRQLFLPFIKQIKERLEVRELVSEKDHRQDRLKGAQVYFCPVTAETRAEIDRVWQELTHGHEEVLTLHIKTRKVELPRYWNGVARASFYDLCGQPLGPADYLALADAVRVLVIENIPRLGRGNFNEAKRFVTLIDALYEAKVKLIASAVDEPESLYIEGAGAFEFERTASRLREMQDAEWGKPI is encoded by the coding sequence ATGACCACGCTGATGGACCTCTACGACGAGAAGGTGGCCGAGGGCCTGCTGCTGCGCGATCCGGCGCAGGAAGAGGCGCTTCCCCATTTCGAGCGCATCCGTGCCGAGCTTGCCAGGCCGGTGAAGAAGGGCTTCTTCCGCAAGGCGCCCGAGCCGCCGAAGGGGCTCTACCTCTGGGGCGGGGTGGGGCGCGGCAAGTCCATGCTGATGGACATGTTCGTCGAGAGCCTGCACGTGCCGGTGCGCCGGGTGCACTTCCACGCCTTCATGCAGGAGATGCAGGCCGACCTGCACCGGCTGCGCGGCGAGGGCGTGTCGGACCCGGTCGTGCCGATGGCGAAAAAGGTCTCGGACACGGTGAAGGTGCTGGCCTTCGACGAGATGCAGATCACCGATATCGGCGACGCCATGCTGGTCGGGCGGCTCTTCGAGCAGCTCTTCGCGGCGGGCACGGTGGTGGTGACCACCTCCAACCGGGTGCCGGACGAGCTTTACAAGGACGGGCTCAACCGCCAGCTCTTCCTGCCCTTCATCAAGCAGATCAAGGAGCGGCTCGAGGTGCGCGAGCTGGTCTCGGAAAAGGACCACCGGCAGGACCGGCTGAAGGGGGCGCAGGTCTATTTCTGCCCGGTGACGGCCGAGACCCGCGCCGAGATCGACCGCGTCTGGCAGGAGCTGACCCACGGCCACGAGGAAGTGCTGACGCTGCACATCAAGACCCGCAAGGTCGAGCTGCCGCGCTACTGGAACGGCGTGGCGCGGGCCTCGTTCTACGATCTCTGCGGCCAGCCGCTGGGCCCGGCCGACTACCTCGCGCTTGCCGACGCGGTGCGGGTGCTGGTGATCGAGAACATTCCCCGGCTCGGACGTGGCAACTTCAACGAGGCCAAGCGCTTCGTGACGCTGATCGACGCGCTCTACGAGGCGAAGGTGAAGCTGATCGCCAGCGCCGTGGACGAGCCCGAGAGCCTCTATATCGAGGGGGCGGGGGCCTTCGAGTTCGAGCGTACCGCCAGCCGCCTGCGCGAGATGCAGGACGCCGAGTGGGGCAAGCCGATCTGA
- the fghA gene encoding S-formylglutathione hydrolase, translating to MQTKSENRCFGGVQGVYTHASDACGGEMTFGLFLPELARDMEVPVLWYLSGLTCTHENAMTKAGAQAWAAEAGVALVFPDTSPRGEGVADDEAYDLGQGAGFYVNATEAPWAPHFRMWDYVAEELPALIGQEFSVDMERQAITGHSMGGHGALTLAMSLPGRFRSVSAFAPIANPTQSDWGRKQLGAYLGADESTWAAHDSTLLMREKGFDGPVLIDQGGNDQFLHLLKPEALAEAMAAKRQAGSFRTQPGYDHSYFFVSTFMEEHIAFHAEALYA from the coding sequence ATGCAAACCAAATCCGAGAACCGCTGCTTCGGCGGCGTGCAGGGGGTCTACACCCATGCCTCCGATGCCTGCGGCGGCGAGATGACCTTCGGGCTCTTCCTGCCCGAACTGGCCAGGGACATGGAAGTGCCCGTGCTGTGGTACCTCTCGGGGCTGACCTGCACGCATGAGAACGCCATGACCAAGGCCGGGGCGCAGGCCTGGGCCGCCGAGGCGGGCGTTGCACTGGTCTTCCCCGACACCTCGCCGCGCGGCGAGGGCGTGGCCGACGACGAGGCCTATGACCTCGGGCAGGGTGCGGGCTTCTACGTCAATGCCACCGAGGCGCCCTGGGCGCCGCATTTCCGTATGTGGGACTACGTGGCCGAGGAGCTTCCGGCGCTGATCGGGCAGGAGTTCTCGGTGGACATGGAGCGGCAGGCAATCACCGGCCACTCGATGGGCGGCCACGGCGCGCTGACGCTGGCCATGTCGCTGCCCGGCCGCTTCCGCTCGGTCTCGGCCTTCGCGCCGATCGCCAACCCGACGCAGAGCGACTGGGGCCGCAAGCAGCTGGGCGCCTATCTCGGCGCGGACGAAAGCACGTGGGCGGCGCATGATTCCACGCTGCTGATGCGCGAGAAGGGCTTTGACGGGCCGGTGCTGATCGACCAGGGCGGCAACGACCAGTTCCTGCACCTCTTGAAGCCCGAGGCGCTGGCCGAGGCGATGGCGGCGAAGCGGCAGGCGGGCAGCTTCCGCACCCAGCCGGGCTACGACCACAGCTACTTCTTCGTCTCGACCTTCATGGAAGAGCACATCGCCTTCCACGCAGAGGCGCTCTACGCGTGA
- a CDS encoding histidine triad nucleotide-binding protein, which yields MGYSYDDQNIFAKILRGEIPNSTVLETEHSLAFRDIRPQAPTHVLVIPKGAYVCYDDFAQTASDAEILDFTRTIGKVCEMEGVAEGGFRLIANAGEAGVQEVPHLHVHILAGRPLGRMLSQG from the coding sequence ATGGGCTACAGCTACGACGACCAGAACATCTTCGCGAAGATCCTCCGGGGCGAGATCCCGAACAGCACGGTGCTCGAGACCGAGCACAGCCTCGCCTTCCGCGACATCCGCCCGCAGGCGCCGACCCATGTGCTGGTGATCCCCAAGGGCGCCTACGTCTGCTACGACGATTTCGCGCAGACCGCCTCGGACGCCGAGATCCTCGACTTCACCCGCACCATCGGCAAGGTCTGCGAGATGGAGGGCGTCGCGGAGGGCGGCTTCCGCCTGATCGCCAACGCCGGCGAGGCCGGGGTGCAGGAGGTGCCGCACCTGCACGTGCACATCCTCGCCGGGCGGCCGCTCGGCCGGATGCTGTCGCAGGGCTGA
- a CDS encoding zinc-finger domain-containing protein, with protein MATEAPETKLVDSYRIACDGGEGALGHPRVWLSLPHDSGVVECPYCDARYVHRDFEGKV; from the coding sequence ATGGCCACCGAGGCGCCCGAGACCAAACTCGTCGACAGCTACCGCATCGCCTGCGACGGCGGTGAGGGGGCGCTTGGGCATCCGCGCGTCTGGCTCTCGCTGCCGCATGACAGCGGCGTGGTGGAATGCCCCTATTGCGACGCGCGCTACGTGCACCGGGATTTCGAGGGCAAGGTCTGA
- a CDS encoding folylpolyglutamate synthase/dihydrofolate synthase family protein → MMTLHPKIIDLTLDRVWRLLDALDHPERALPPVIHLAGTNGKGSTQAMIRAGLEAAGKRVHAYISPHLVRFHERIRLAGELISEEALSAVLDECWEKNRHEQITYFEITTCAALLAFARTPADYTLLETGLGGRLDATNVVEQPALTILTPISLDHQQYLGETIAEIAGEKAGILKRGVPCVVGPQPDEAMDVIEARAAQLGVQLLAHGQHWHVWEERGRMVYQDETGLLDLPLPNLPGKHQLANAGAALAALRHLGFDEPACEAAVTSADWPARMQRLTRGPLTSAAPLAELWLDGGHNPAAGEALAEHIARMPRRPTHLICGMLNTKDVGGYLRPLASVADSLTSVSIPDAPATLEAEETARIARASGLRAHAAPNVTAALAAITAEEPRARVLICGSLYLAGTVLRENG, encoded by the coding sequence ATGATGACCCTGCACCCCAAGATCATCGACCTGACGCTCGACCGGGTGTGGCGGCTGCTCGACGCGCTCGACCACCCCGAGCGCGCCCTGCCGCCGGTGATCCACCTCGCCGGGACCAACGGCAAGGGCTCGACCCAGGCGATGATCCGGGCCGGGCTCGAGGCCGCCGGCAAGCGCGTGCACGCCTATATCTCGCCGCATCTCGTGCGCTTCCACGAGCGCATCCGTCTCGCAGGCGAGCTGATCTCGGAAGAGGCGCTGAGCGCCGTGCTCGACGAGTGCTGGGAGAAGAACCGGCACGAGCAGATCACCTATTTCGAGATCACCACCTGCGCCGCGCTGCTGGCCTTTGCCCGCACGCCCGCCGATTACACGCTGCTGGAGACCGGCCTCGGCGGCCGTCTCGACGCGACCAACGTCGTCGAGCAGCCCGCGCTGACCATTCTCACGCCGATCTCGCTCGATCACCAGCAGTACCTTGGCGAGACCATCGCCGAGATCGCCGGTGAAAAGGCCGGCATCCTCAAGCGCGGCGTGCCCTGCGTCGTCGGCCCGCAGCCGGACGAGGCGATGGACGTCATCGAGGCCCGCGCCGCCCAGCTCGGCGTGCAGCTTCTGGCGCATGGCCAGCACTGGCACGTCTGGGAAGAGCGCGGCCGCATGGTCTACCAGGACGAGACCGGCCTGCTGGACCTGCCGCTGCCGAACCTGCCGGGCAAGCACCAGCTTGCCAACGCCGGTGCCGCGCTCGCCGCGCTGCGCCACCTCGGCTTCGACGAGCCCGCCTGCGAGGCGGCTGTGACCAGCGCCGACTGGCCCGCGCGGATGCAGCGCCTGACCCGCGGCCCGCTGACCAGTGCCGCACCGCTGGCCGAGCTCTGGCTCGACGGCGGCCACAACCCGGCGGCGGGCGAGGCGCTGGCCGAGCATATCGCCCGGATGCCGCGCCGCCCGACGCACCTCATCTGCGGCATGCTGAACACCAAGGACGTCGGCGGCTACCTGCGCCCGCTCGCATCCGTGGCCGACAGCCTGACCTCGGTGTCGATCCCCGACGCCCCGGCGACGCTCGAGGCCGAGGAGACCGCGCGCATCGCCCGCGCCTCCGGCCTGCGCGCCCATGCCGCCCCGAACGTGACCGCCGCGCTTGCCGCGATCACCGCCGAGGAGCCGCGCGCGCGCGTGCTGATCTGCGGCTCGCTCTATCTCGCGGGCACCGTCCTGCGGGAAAACGGCTGA
- a CDS encoding MFS transporter produces MTRTPLFTPVLVVGCLIILVSFAIRASFGVFQIPIAQEFNWPRAEFSLAIAIQNLAWGIGQPIFGAMAEKIGDRKAIILGAIIYAAGLVLSSFAVSPEQHQMYEILVGFGVAGTGFGVILAVVGRASSDDNRSMSLAIATAAGSAGQILGAPMAEWMLSMMPWQQVFLVFTAAILAVLLFLPLMRAPAASKAELEESMGTILKRAFRDPSFSLIFLGFFSCGYQLAFVTAHFPAFVTELCSPIAAGSVLHNIGITSTSALGAVSIAVIGVANVGGTLLAGWAGKRWPRKYLLALIYLGRTIAAALFISLPITPVSVLVFSVVMGSLWLATVPLTSGLVAHLYGLRYMGTLYGIVFFSHQLGGFLGVWLGGRMYDIYGDYTLVWWIGVGVGALSAIVHLPVRETPRTAVAQPA; encoded by the coding sequence ATGACCCGCACCCCTCTCTTCACCCCCGTCCTCGTGGTGGGATGTCTCATCATCCTCGTCTCCTTCGCGATCCGCGCCAGCTTCGGCGTGTTCCAGATCCCGATCGCGCAGGAGTTCAACTGGCCGCGTGCCGAGTTCAGCCTCGCCATCGCCATCCAGAACCTTGCCTGGGGCATCGGCCAGCCGATCTTCGGCGCGATGGCCGAGAAGATCGGCGACCGCAAGGCGATCATCCTCGGCGCCATCATCTACGCCGCCGGCCTCGTGCTCTCGAGCTTCGCCGTCAGCCCCGAGCAGCACCAGATGTACGAGATCCTCGTCGGCTTCGGCGTCGCGGGCACCGGTTTCGGCGTGATCCTCGCCGTGGTCGGCCGCGCCTCCTCGGACGACAACCGCTCGATGAGCCTTGCCATCGCCACCGCCGCGGGCAGCGCCGGGCAGATCCTCGGCGCGCCGATGGCCGAGTGGATGCTGAGCATGATGCCCTGGCAGCAGGTGTTCCTGGTGTTCACCGCGGCGATCCTCGCCGTGCTGCTCTTCCTGCCGCTGATGCGCGCCCCCGCCGCCAGCAAGGCCGAGCTCGAGGAAAGCATGGGCACGATCCTGAAGCGCGCCTTCCGCGATCCGTCCTTCTCGCTGATCTTCCTCGGCTTCTTCTCCTGCGGCTACCAGCTGGCCTTCGTCACCGCGCATTTCCCGGCCTTCGTGACCGAGCTCTGCAGCCCGATCGCCGCGGGCAGCGTGCTGCACAACATCGGCATCACCAGCACCTCGGCGCTTGGCGCGGTCTCCATCGCGGTGATCGGCGTCGCCAATGTCGGCGGCACGCTGCTCGCCGGCTGGGCGGGCAAGCGCTGGCCGCGCAAGTACCTTCTGGCGCTGATCTACCTCGGCCGGACCATCGCCGCGGCGCTGTTCATCTCGCTGCCGATCACCCCGGTCAGCGTGCTGGTCTTCTCGGTGGTCATGGGCTCGCTCTGGCTGGCCACCGTGCCGCTGACCTCGGGCCTCGTCGCGCATCTCTACGGGCTGCGCTACATGGGCACGCTCTACGGCATCGTGTTCTTCAGCCACCAGCTCGGCGGCTTCCTCGGCGTCTGGCTGGGTGGGCGGATGTACGACATCTACGGCGACTACACGCTGGTGTGGTGGATCGGCGTCGGCGTCGGCGCGCTCAGCGCCATCGTGCACCTGCCGGTGCGCGAGACGCCCCGCACGGCGGTCGCCCAGCCGGCCTGA
- a CDS encoding ABC transporter ATP-binding protein yields the protein MSDDAIRIEGLRKTYTGGKEALKGIDLSVPRGSIFGLLGPNGAGKSTLINILAGLVVKSAGKVSIWGWDQDRNPRQSRASIGVMPQELNLDPFFSPRGALEVQAGLYGVPKHDRRTDEILELVGLTDKAEAYARTLSGGMRRRLLLGKALVHAPHILVLDEPTAGVDIELRQMLWRNVRRLNAERGMTIILTTHYLEEAEEMCDEIAIINHGEVAARDSTANLLGNIDAKTMVITPETMPETLPEAPGITAERREGGLIALSYHARRTSAEDVLGMVRAHGISLRDVRTEQANLEDVFLELTRSRPAA from the coding sequence ATGAGTGACGACGCGATCCGCATCGAGGGGCTGCGCAAGACCTACACGGGGGGCAAGGAGGCGCTGAAGGGCATAGATCTTTCGGTGCCCCGGGGCTCGATCTTCGGCCTGCTCGGGCCCAATGGCGCGGGCAAGTCCACGCTGATCAACATCCTTGCCGGGCTGGTGGTCAAGAGCGCCGGCAAGGTCTCGATCTGGGGCTGGGACCAGGACCGCAACCCCCGCCAGTCGCGCGCCTCGATCGGGGTGATGCCGCAGGAGCTGAACCTCGACCCGTTCTTCTCGCCGCGCGGCGCGCTCGAGGTGCAGGCCGGGCTCTACGGCGTGCCGAAGCACGACCGCCGCACCGACGAGATCCTCGAGCTGGTCGGGCTGACCGACAAGGCCGAGGCCTATGCCCGCACGCTCTCGGGCGGCATGCGCCGCCGGCTGCTGCTCGGCAAGGCGCTGGTGCACGCGCCGCACATCCTCGTGCTCGACGAGCCCACCGCCGGCGTCGACATCGAGCTGCGGCAGATGCTCTGGCGCAACGTGCGCCGGCTCAACGCCGAGCGCGGCATGACCATCATCCTCACCACCCACTACCTCGAGGAGGCCGAGGAGATGTGCGACGAGATCGCCATCATCAACCACGGCGAGGTCGCGGCGCGCGACAGCACGGCGAACCTGCTCGGCAACATCGACGCCAAGACCATGGTGATCACCCCCGAGACCATGCCCGAGACCCTGCCGGAGGCGCCCGGCATCACCGCCGAGCGGCGCGAGGGCGGGCTCATCGCGCTCAGCTACCACGCCCGCCGGACCTCGGCCGAGGACGTGCTGGGGATGGTGCGCGCGCATGGCATCAGCCTGCGCGACGTGCGCACCGAGCAGGCCAACCTCGAGGACGTCTTCCTCGAGCTCACCCGCAGCCGTCCCGCCGCCTGA
- a CDS encoding YaiI/YqxD family protein: MTLYIDADACPVKEEAERVATRHRLPMVLVSNGGLRPSRNPLVQVVTVAAGPDEADMWIAERAGRGDVVVTNDIPLAARCIEGGARVLRPDGEVFTPGNIGAQLAMRDLMQDIRASDPFYQSGKGRSFTKNDRSRFLNALEREVRAAGD, encoded by the coding sequence GTGACGCTCTACATCGACGCCGATGCCTGCCCGGTGAAGGAGGAGGCCGAGCGCGTGGCAACCCGCCACCGCCTGCCGATGGTGCTGGTGTCGAACGGCGGGCTCCGCCCCTCGCGCAACCCGCTCGTGCAGGTGGTGACGGTGGCGGCGGGCCCCGACGAGGCGGACATGTGGATCGCCGAGCGCGCGGGCAGGGGGGATGTGGTCGTCACCAACGACATCCCCCTCGCGGCGCGCTGCATCGAGGGCGGGGCGCGGGTGCTGCGCCCCGACGGCGAGGTCTTCACCCCCGGCAACATCGGCGCGCAGCTGGCGATGCGCGACCTGATGCAAGATATCCGCGCTTCGGATCCATTCTACCAGAGCGGGAAAGGCCGGAGCTTTACAAAGAATGACCGTTCCCGTTTCCTAAATGCTCTAGAGCGCGAGGTCCGCGCTGCAGGGGACTAG
- a CDS encoding alpha/beta hydrolase, translated as MSYVLGAIGVALPLLAALPGIGEIRRRKLDDTRRAEAPGKFARLSQGETHYMLMGPERGPLVVCIHGLTASSAVFHALARHLAAQGKRVLVYDLYGRGLSDRPRALQTPAFLTRQLHELLAALNLQGPMTLLGYSLGATVAVQFAAEMPERVSRLVLLAPAGIESELSPIVEWTARHPLSGDWLFHVVFPKAHRQNVIESSDARSEVPDIDRQHVAELERRGYVRSVLSSLRGCLLEPQEAAHRRVAELGIPLLAIWGGQDRMVPAGSMAQLSVWNPVAEQKLIEDAWHGLPHTHAGEVAALISKDERARKLA; from the coding sequence ATGAGCTACGTTCTTGGCGCCATCGGTGTGGCGCTTCCGCTGCTCGCGGCACTTCCGGGGATTGGGGAAATCCGCCGCCGGAAGCTTGACGACACCCGCCGTGCCGAGGCGCCGGGCAAGTTTGCCCGGCTCTCGCAGGGCGAGACCCATTACATGCTGATGGGGCCCGAGCGGGGCCCGCTGGTGGTCTGCATCCACGGGCTGACCGCCTCTTCGGCGGTGTTCCACGCGCTGGCGCGTCACCTCGCAGCGCAGGGCAAGCGGGTGCTGGTCTACGATCTTTACGGGCGCGGGCTTTCCGACCGCCCGCGGGCGCTGCAGACCCCGGCCTTCCTGACCCGCCAGCTGCACGAGCTGCTCGCGGCGCTGAACCTGCAGGGACCGATGACGCTGCTCGGCTATTCGCTCGGCGCGACGGTGGCGGTGCAGTTCGCCGCCGAGATGCCCGAGCGGGTCTCGCGGCTGGTGCTGCTGGCGCCGGCGGGGATCGAGTCCGAGCTCTCGCCCATCGTCGAATGGACGGCGCGGCATCCGCTGAGCGGCGACTGGCTGTTCCACGTGGTGTTCCCCAAGGCGCACCGTCAGAACGTCATCGAAAGCTCGGACGCGCGCAGCGAGGTGCCGGACATCGACCGCCAGCACGTCGCCGAGCTCGAGCGCCGGGGCTACGTGCGCTCGGTCCTGTCGAGCCTGCGCGGCTGCCTGCTCGAGCCGCAGGAGGCGGCGCACCGGCGGGTTGCCGAGCTGGGGATCCCGCTGCTGGCGATCTGGGGCGGGCAGGACCGGATGGTGCCGGCGGGCAGCATGGCACAGCTCTCGGTCTGGAACCCGGTGGCGGAGCAGAAGCTGATCGAGGACGCCTGGCACGGGTTGCCGCACACCCATGCCGGCGAGGTTGCGGCGCTCATCTCGAAGGATGAGCGCGCGCGCAAGCTCGCCTGA
- a CDS encoding AEC family transporter, with protein sequence MLAVFLKVLPFFALIGLGYGAARIRFFSEESVAAITRFVFYFALSAMLFRFSATLSISEIFDPRVASAYLFGTAAVYSVATLVGLARRQNLQTTAIEAQCAAIGNTGFLGVPMLAVLLGQAAVGPIILMLSIDLIVFSTLLVILVTGAREGRLSPALLKRVALGLVQNPMIVSIGAGLCVSGSGLTLPAPVTEFLAILGNAATPGALFAIGASLASKSAERLAVAGWLSFCKLALHPAFVALGAYVIFPVTEFQAAVMVSASALPVAGNVFILAQHYGIAPQRVSAAILVSTAASILTVSAVIAWVHP encoded by the coding sequence ATGCTCGCCGTCTTTCTCAAGGTCCTGCCGTTCTTTGCCCTGATCGGCCTCGGCTACGGGGCCGCGCGGATCAGGTTCTTCTCCGAGGAATCGGTGGCGGCGATCACCCGCTTCGTCTTCTACTTCGCCCTCTCGGCGATGCTCTTCCGCTTCTCCGCGACGCTGTCGATCTCCGAGATCTTCGACCCGCGCGTCGCCTCGGCCTATCTCTTCGGCACGGCCGCGGTCTATTCCGTGGCGACGCTGGTGGGGCTGGCCCGGCGGCAGAACCTGCAGACTACGGCGATCGAGGCGCAATGCGCCGCCATCGGCAACACCGGCTTTCTCGGCGTGCCGATGTTGGCGGTGCTGCTCGGGCAGGCGGCGGTCGGGCCGATCATCCTGATGCTGTCGATCGACCTCATCGTCTTCTCGACGCTGCTGGTCATCCTCGTCACCGGCGCGCGCGAGGGGCGGCTCTCTCCGGCGCTGCTGAAGCGCGTCGCGCTGGGGTTGGTGCAGAACCCGATGATCGTCTCGATCGGCGCGGGGCTCTGCGTCTCGGGCTCGGGGCTGACGCTGCCCGCGCCGGTCACCGAGTTCCTGGCGATCCTCGGCAATGCCGCGACGCCCGGCGCGCTTTTCGCCATCGGCGCCTCGCTCGCCTCGAAGAGCGCCGAGCGGCTGGCGGTGGCGGGATGGCTCAGCTTCTGCAAGCTGGCGCTGCACCCGGCCTTCGTGGCGCTCGGCGCCTACGTGATCTTCCCGGTCACCGAATTCCAGGCGGCGGTGATGGTCTCGGCCTCGGCGCTGCCGGTGGCGGGCAACGTCTTCATCCTGGCGCAGCATTACGGCATCGCGCCGCAGCGGGTCTCGGCGGCGATCCTCGTCTCGACGGCGGCGAGCATCCTCACGGTCAGCGCGGTCATCGCCTGGGTCCACCCCTGA
- the accD gene encoding acetyl-CoA carboxylase, carboxyltransferase subunit beta: protein MNWITNYVRPRINSIFSRREVPENLWTKCDSCGTMLFHREVADNLGVCTSCSHHMNITPRARFSALFDGGVFNEIAVPEPITDPLQFRDQKKYPDRMKAAQKSTGEKEAMLVAAGDINRTPVVACAQDFSFMGGSMGMYVGNAIIAAAEEARKLKRPLILFSAAGGARMQEGILSLMQMPRTTVAVQMLREAGLPYIVVLTHPTTGGVTASYAMLGDVQIAEPGSLICFAGPRVIEQTIREKLPEGFQRAEYLLEHGMLDRVTDRRELRTELTTILRMLMGLPPAVAGDLPAPGAETAPTPAPAEEPKAEKKKPTK from the coding sequence ATGAACTGGATTACCAACTACGTCCGTCCCCGGATCAACTCGATCTTCTCGCGCCGCGAGGTGCCCGAGAACCTGTGGACCAAATGCGACTCCTGCGGGACGATGCTCTTCCACCGCGAAGTGGCCGACAACCTCGGCGTCTGCACCAGCTGCAGCCACCACATGAACATCACGCCCCGCGCCCGGTTCAGCGCGCTGTTCGACGGCGGCGTGTTCAACGAGATCGCGGTGCCCGAGCCGATCACCGACCCGCTGCAGTTCCGCGACCAGAAGAAATACCCCGACCGGATGAAGGCGGCGCAGAAGTCCACCGGCGAGAAGGAAGCGATGCTCGTCGCCGCCGGCGACATCAACCGCACCCCCGTCGTGGCCTGCGCGCAGGACTTCTCGTTCATGGGCGGCTCCATGGGCATGTATGTCGGCAACGCGATCATCGCCGCCGCCGAAGAAGCGCGGAAGCTCAAGCGCCCGCTGATCCTGTTCTCGGCTGCCGGCGGCGCGCGCATGCAGGAAGGCATCCTGTCGCTGATGCAGATGCCGCGCACCACCGTCGCCGTGCAGATGCTGCGCGAGGCGGGCCTGCCCTACATCGTCGTGCTGACCCACCCCACCACCGGCGGCGTCACCGCCTCCTACGCGATGCTGGGCGACGTGCAGATCGCCGAGCCGGGCTCGCTGATCTGCTTCGCCGGCCCGCGCGTCATCGAGCAGACCATCCGCGAGAAGCTGCCCGAGGGCTTCCAGCGCGCCGAGTACCTGCTCGAGCACGGCATGCTCGACCGGGTGACCGACCGCCGCGAACTGCGCACCGAGCTGACCACCATCCTGCGCATGCTGATGGGCCTGCCGCCCGCCGTCGCGGGCGACCTTCCCGCCCCCGGGGCCGAGACCGCGCCGACCCCCGCCCCGGCGGAAGAGCCCAAGGCAGAGAAGAAGAAACCCACCAAGTGA